A genome region from Taeniopygia guttata chromosome 5, bTaeGut7.mat, whole genome shotgun sequence includes the following:
- the ANKRD9 gene encoding ankyrin repeat domain-containing protein 9, which produces MPWSVRWVGGCGAQSQKQCKKSSFAFYQAVRDLLPVWFLEDMRTMEAFHWEDGGKVSVYSPSEALLYALVHDHQPYARHLLTKFPQSALAVPSQSFSCCQSAPHLAMAVRYNRVRVLFRILKAIQVLPPSDRAAHLDRQGCSRVEGGKTALHMACELVRPECLLLLLGHGAAPCLRDSAGNTPLDTLLQQISHLPAANMRAKLLCLDCLFFFVPQDLKFSMKQQLLDNRQQWLDLLGENRFQCLVGLAPPSLFVGAMRVLIRTISPEHFPEALDNLPLPHFLKPLDLKLES; this is translated from the coding sequence ATGCCCTGGAGCGTCCGCTGGGTCGGCGGCTGCGGCGCCCAGTCCCAGAAGCAGTGCAAGAAATCCTCCTTCGCCTTCTACCAGGCGGTGAGGGACCTGCTGCCCGTCTGGTTCCTGGAGGATATGCGGACCATGGAGGCCTTCCACTGGGAGGACGGGGGCAAGGTGAGCGTGTACTCGCCCTCGGAGGCGCTGCTCTACGCGCTGGTGCACGACCACCAGCCCTACGCCCGGCACCTGCTCACTAAGTTCCCCCAGAGcgccctggctgtgcccagccaaagcttcagctgctgccagtcAGCCCCGCACCTGGCCATGGCCGTCCGCTACAACCGCGTCCGGGTGCTCTTCCGAATCCTCAAGGCCATCCAAGTCTTGCCCCCGAGCGACAGAGCCGCCCACCTGGACCGCCAGGGCTGCAGCCGCGTGGAGGGCGGCAAGACAGCCCTGCACATGGCCTGCGAACTGGTGCGGCCCgagtgcctgctgctgctgctggggcacggCGCGGCGCCCTGCCTGCGGGACAGCGCCGGCAACACCCCCCTCGAcaccctgctgcagcagatCTCCCACCTGCCGGCGGCGAACATGCGTGCCAAGCTCCTCTGCCTCGACTGCCTCTTCTTCTTCGTGCCTCAGGACCTTAAGTTTTCCATGAAACAGCAGCTGTTGGACAACCGGCAGCAGTGGCTGGACCTGCTGGGAGAGAACAGGTTCCAGTGCCTGGTGGGCTTAGCTCCCCCATCGCTGTTTGTTGGAGCCATGCGTGTCTTGATCAGGACCATTTCACCTGAGCACTTCCCAGAGGCTCTGGATAATCTGCCTCTGCCTCATTTTCTAAAGCCTTTGGACTTGAAACTGGAGAGCTAG